Proteins found in one Deltaproteobacteria bacterium RBG_16_64_85 genomic segment:
- a CDS encoding preprotein translocase subunit SecE, whose translation MEEGRPKGGGTGLAQKVSVFLQEFKTEMKKVTWPGRKETVSSTAVVIVTVLIIVLFLGLVDYALGRIVYSVLNF comes from the coding sequence ATGGAGGAAGGCCGGCCGAAGGGCGGCGGCACCGGGCTGGCGCAGAAGGTGTCCGTTTTCCTGCAGGAGTTCAAGACCGAGATGAAGAAGGTGACCTGGCCGGGGCGGAAGGAGACGGTGTCCTCGACCGCGGTCGTCATCGTCACCGTCCTGATCATCGTGCTGTTCCTCGGGCTGGTCGACTACGCGCTCGGCAGGATCGTTTATTCCGTCCTGAACTTCTAA
- a CDS encoding transcription termination/antitermination factor NusG, giving the protein MARQWYVVHTYSGYEKKVRESLQNRIDAEGMQEHFGDVLIPSETVVEMKKGKKRTGTRSFYPGYLLVHMELDERTWHLVRHTPKVTGFVGGKNPAPIPESEVEEIKSQMAEGRLKPKPKVTFAEGENVRVTDGPFSNFSGIVDSIKADKGKVVVLVSIFGRATPVELDFTQVEKS; this is encoded by the coding sequence ATGGCGAGACAGTGGTATGTGGTCCATACCTATTCAGGGTATGAGAAGAAAGTCAGGGAATCGCTGCAGAACCGTATCGATGCGGAAGGGATGCAGGAGCACTTCGGCGACGTCCTGATCCCCTCCGAAACCGTCGTCGAAATGAAGAAGGGGAAGAAGCGGACGGGGACGCGGAGCTTCTATCCCGGCTACCTGCTGGTTCACATGGAGCTCGACGAGCGCACGTGGCATCTGGTGCGCCACACGCCGAAGGTGACGGGGTTCGTCGGGGGGAAGAACCCGGCGCCGATCCCCGAATCCGAAGTGGAGGAGATCAAGTCCCAGATGGCGGAGGGACGCCTGAAGCCCAAGCCGAAGGTGACCTTCGCGGAAGGGGAAAACGTCCGCGTGACCGACGGCCCCTTCAGCAACTTCAGCGGGATCGTCGACAGCATCAAGGCCGACAAGGGGAAGGTCGTCGTCCTCGTGTCCATCTTCGGGCGGGCGACGCCCGTCGAGCTCGATTTCACCCAGGTCGAAAAAAGCTGA
- a CDS encoding 50S ribosomal protein L11 → MAKKVVSQIKLQIPAGKANPSPPVGPALGQHGVNIMEFCKAFNAKTASQEGMIIPVVITVYADRSFAFITKTPPASVLLLKAAGLEKGSKTPKREKCGRIPRAKVEEIAKLKMTDLDVKDLEAAIKTIEGTARSMGLEVF, encoded by the coding sequence ATGGCAAAGAAGGTCGTATCCCAGATCAAGCTCCAGATTCCCGCGGGGAAGGCGAATCCCTCACCTCCCGTCGGGCCCGCCCTCGGGCAGCACGGGGTCAACATCATGGAGTTCTGCAAGGCATTCAACGCGAAGACGGCATCCCAGGAGGGGATGATCATCCCGGTGGTGATCACGGTGTACGCCGACCGGTCCTTCGCCTTCATCACCAAGACGCCCCCCGCGTCGGTCCTGCTCCTCAAGGCCGCGGGGCTGGAGAAGGGGAGCAAGACCCCGAAGCGCGAAAAGTGCGGACGGATCCCCCGGGCCAAGGTCGAGGAGATCGCCAAGCTCAAGATGACGGACCTGGACGTGAAGGACCTGGAGGCCGCCATCAAGACGATCGAAGGGACCGCCCGCAGCATGGGGCTCGAGGTGTTCTAG
- a CDS encoding 50S ribosomal protein L1, with translation MPTHGKKYLEARKKVNREAKYSLEEALDLLKQTAQAKFDETVEVALRLGVDPKYPDQQVRGSVVLPHGTGKSVRILVFAKGEKEKEAQEAGADFAGGEELVAKIQGGWLDFDKAVATPDMMGAVGKIGKILGPRGLMPNPKVGTVTFDVARAIRDLKGGKVEFKVDKTGTLHAGIGKVSFGKDKIRENFLTFFEAIMKAKPSAAKGTYIRTLALSTTMGVGIRLNASVLQAEQR, from the coding sequence ATGCCGACGCACGGGAAAAAGTACCTGGAAGCACGGAAGAAGGTGAACAGGGAGGCAAAGTATTCTCTCGAGGAAGCGCTGGACCTGCTGAAGCAGACGGCGCAGGCGAAGTTCGACGAGACGGTGGAGGTTGCGCTGCGCCTGGGCGTCGACCCCAAGTATCCCGACCAGCAGGTGCGCGGCTCCGTCGTGCTGCCCCACGGAACGGGGAAGTCCGTCCGGATTCTCGTCTTCGCAAAGGGAGAGAAGGAGAAGGAAGCACAGGAGGCCGGCGCCGATTTCGCCGGCGGCGAGGAACTGGTCGCCAAGATCCAGGGAGGCTGGCTCGACTTCGACAAGGCGGTGGCGACGCCGGACATGATGGGGGCGGTCGGAAAGATCGGGAAGATCCTGGGTCCCAGGGGCCTGATGCCGAACCCCAAGGTCGGGACGGTGACGTTCGACGTGGCCCGAGCCATCCGCGATCTGAAAGGCGGCAAAGTGGAGTTCAAGGTGGACAAAACGGGAACCCTCCACGCGGGGATCGGGAAGGTGAGCTTCGGAAAGGACAAGATCCGGGAGAACTTCCTGACGTTCTTCGAGGCCATCATGAAGGCGAAGCCCTCCGCAGCGAAGGGGACGTACATCCGGACGCTGGCCCTTTCCACCACGATGGGGGTCGGGATCCGGTTGAACGCCAGCGTTCTGCAGGCGGAACAGCGGTAG
- a CDS encoding 50S ribosomal protein L10 — translation MKDKSKADTVEALRRTIGAQKGTIVAEFRGLTVAEMTTLRKKLREVNAEFRVIKNTLMRLAAKDTDFGQLNEFFSGPTAVAMTHGDSVALAKAMKEFAGGNQKIRLKAGFFDGRVLGVKDVETLAEVPPREVLLTRLAGGLAWPISRLVQALSGPQRKLAYALQSVHDKKTAQETAG, via the coding sequence GTGAAAGACAAGAGCAAGGCGGATACCGTTGAGGCGTTGCGCCGCACGATCGGCGCCCAGAAAGGAACGATCGTGGCGGAATTCCGGGGCCTCACCGTAGCCGAGATGACCACCCTCCGGAAGAAGCTGCGGGAGGTCAACGCGGAGTTCCGGGTCATCAAGAACACCCTGATGCGCCTGGCGGCGAAGGACACCGACTTCGGCCAGCTCAACGAGTTCTTCTCGGGGCCGACAGCCGTAGCGATGACGCACGGCGACTCCGTGGCGCTGGCCAAGGCGATGAAGGAGTTCGCGGGGGGGAACCAGAAGATCCGGCTCAAGGCGGGCTTCTTCGACGGGAGGGTACTCGGAGTAAAGGATGTAGAGACGTTGGCGGAGGTGCCTCCGCGCGAAGTGCTTCTGACCCGACTGGCGGGCGGCCTCGCGTGGCCGATCTCGCGCCTGGTGCAGGCGCTCTCCGGCCCGCAGCGAAAACTGGCCTATGCATTACAATCCGTTCACGACAAGAAAACCGCACAAGAAACCGCAGGATAA
- a CDS encoding 50S ribosomal protein L7/L12, protein MTKEDFIKMVEGLTVLELHEYVKALEDRFGVTAAAPAVAVAAAGAAAPAVEEKTEFDVILTGFGSNKIQVIKVVREVTGLGLKEAKDLVEGVPKPLKEAVAKKDAEELKKKVEEAGGTAEIK, encoded by the coding sequence ATGACCAAGGAAGATTTCATCAAAATGGTGGAAGGATTGACGGTCCTCGAGCTTCACGAGTACGTGAAGGCGCTCGAGGACCGGTTCGGGGTGACGGCGGCCGCGCCGGCCGTGGCGGTAGCGGCGGCGGGCGCAGCGGCGCCGGCGGTCGAGGAAAAGACCGAGTTCGACGTGATCCTGACCGGGTTCGGGAGCAACAAGATCCAGGTGATCAAGGTCGTCCGGGAAGTGACCGGGCTCGGCCTGAAAGAGGCCAAGGACCTCGTCGAGGGCGTGCCCAAGCCCCTGAAGGAAGCGGTCGCCAAGAAGGACGCCGAGGAGTTGAAGAAGAAGGTGGAAGAAGCGGGGGGCACAGCGGAAATCAAGTAG
- a CDS encoding DNA-directed RNA polymerase subunit beta has protein sequence MAYLDYRNRVKRVDLSKIDKVLEIPNLIQVQHESYNEFLQFNVPVEKRKDTGLQTVFKGIFPIADYNGRASLEFVSYTIGAPKWSEDECRERGMTFAAPIKVTVQLVIFDVDERTAARTIRDVKEQEVFFGEIPLMTERATFIINGTERVIVSQLHRSPGVFFEHDKGRSHASGKVLFSARIIPYRGSWLDFEFDHKDMLYLKIDRKRKFPIAVLLRAFGKTTEELLRSFYEVEEVSIEEDRCSKAFRPDLMVGLKMPVEVRHPKTGEVVFKKGIKVSKKRVERFADVLFGRISLPAEDLLQKVNVVDIADPATGEILLECGQQITEEVLAVIRGKKIPSVSVFSLENSDRAIWEGLLTDKIKTRDEALKEIYKKMRPGDPPTKDAAEALFNNMFFNPERYSLSRVGRLKLNHKLGITDGDLETTVLSQGDILRVIRYLIDLKNGIGEADDIDNLGNRRVRTVGELIENQFRMGLVRVERAIREKMSLQDIETLMPHDLINAKPVSAVIKEFFGSSQLSQFMDQTNPLSEVTHKRRVSALGPGGLTRERAGFEVRDVHPTHYGRICPIETPEGPNIGLIASLSTFARINEFGFIETPYRVVKDSVVTKEIVYLSAMDEERHVIAQANAAVDASGRFTREVVIARKGGEFAMVRASEVTLMDVSPNQLVSVAASLIPFLEHDDANRALMGSNMQRQAVPLLWTEPPLVGTGMEAVVAQDSGAAVVARRGGAVESVDARRIVIRPDEPDETGKYGADIYNLVKFRRSNQNTCVNQKPIVTLGQRIADGEVIADGPATSEGELSLGRNVLVAFMPWGGYNFEDSILVSEKVVKEDVFTSIHIEEFECVARETKLGKEEITADIPNISEESLKDLDESGIICIGARVKPMDILVGKVTPKGETQLSPEEKLLRAIFGDKAGDVKDSSLRVPPGIEGIVIDAKVFTRKGGEKDERAQALEGKELGRILRDQDDEIRIILETAYGKMRGLLLGKTSATRLTGEDRSEVILAKRKKLTAEVLDAIPRETWTQIAVEEDETVKERLEEIHQVAQDQVALVHAVFEERINRIRKGDELPPGVLKMVKVFIAMKRKLSVGDKMAGRHGNKGVISRVLPDEDMPYLADGTPVDIVLNPLGVPSRMNVGQIMEAHLGWAARGLGQQVRRLVEDAFSPRSVREWMKKIYDSERFVAYLDKLTDDEVRSLGNSLSNGIFMASPVFSGSTEQEIKRYLQFAGLPESGQTTLYDGRTGQPFQQAVTIGSMYMLKLHHLVDDKIHARSTGPYSLVTQQPLGGKAQFGGQRLGEMEVWALEAYGAAFTLQEFLTVKSDDVPGRARMYEAIVKGNFSLEPGLPESFNVLIKELQALGLDVELISEEGK, from the coding sequence ATGGCCTATCTGGACTACCGCAACCGCGTGAAACGGGTCGACCTGTCCAAGATCGATAAAGTCCTTGAAATACCGAACCTGATTCAGGTCCAGCACGAGTCGTACAACGAGTTCCTGCAGTTCAATGTCCCCGTGGAGAAACGGAAGGACACCGGGTTGCAGACCGTGTTCAAGGGCATTTTCCCGATCGCCGACTACAACGGCCGCGCGTCCCTGGAGTTCGTCTCCTATACCATCGGCGCTCCCAAGTGGAGCGAGGACGAATGCCGCGAGCGGGGGATGACCTTCGCCGCCCCGATCAAGGTGACCGTCCAGCTAGTGATCTTCGACGTGGACGAGCGGACGGCTGCCCGCACCATCCGGGATGTCAAGGAGCAGGAGGTCTTCTTCGGCGAGATCCCGCTCATGACGGAGCGGGCCACCTTCATCATCAACGGCACGGAGCGGGTGATCGTCAGCCAGCTCCACCGCTCACCGGGCGTGTTCTTCGAGCATGACAAGGGGCGGTCCCACGCCTCCGGCAAGGTCCTGTTCTCGGCGCGGATCATCCCCTACCGGGGATCCTGGCTGGATTTCGAGTTCGACCACAAGGACATGCTGTACCTGAAGATCGACCGGAAACGGAAGTTCCCCATCGCCGTCCTCCTGCGGGCGTTCGGCAAGACCACCGAGGAGCTGCTGCGGTCCTTCTACGAGGTGGAGGAAGTTTCCATCGAGGAGGACCGGTGCTCGAAGGCGTTCCGCCCCGACCTGATGGTGGGCTTGAAGATGCCGGTGGAAGTCCGTCACCCGAAGACGGGCGAGGTCGTGTTCAAGAAGGGGATCAAGGTTTCCAAGAAACGCGTGGAGCGCTTCGCGGATGTGTTGTTCGGCCGCATCTCCCTGCCGGCGGAGGATCTGCTGCAAAAGGTGAACGTCGTCGACATCGCGGACCCCGCGACGGGGGAGATTCTGCTCGAGTGCGGGCAGCAGATCACCGAGGAGGTGCTTGCCGTCATCCGGGGGAAGAAGATCCCGTCGGTGTCGGTCTTTTCCCTGGAGAACTCGGACCGGGCGATCTGGGAAGGCCTCCTTACGGACAAGATCAAGACCCGTGACGAGGCCCTCAAGGAGATCTACAAGAAGATGCGCCCGGGGGACCCTCCCACCAAGGATGCCGCCGAGGCGCTCTTCAATAACATGTTCTTCAACCCCGAGAGGTACAGCCTTTCCCGGGTCGGGAGGCTCAAACTGAACCACAAACTGGGCATTACGGACGGGGACCTGGAGACGACCGTCCTAAGCCAGGGAGACATTCTGCGGGTTATCCGGTACCTCATCGACCTCAAGAACGGGATCGGCGAGGCCGATGACATCGACAACCTCGGGAACCGCCGTGTGCGGACCGTCGGCGAGCTGATCGAGAACCAGTTCCGGATGGGGCTCGTCCGCGTGGAGCGGGCGATCCGGGAGAAGATGAGCCTCCAGGACATCGAGACCCTGATGCCCCACGACCTGATCAACGCCAAACCGGTTTCCGCGGTCATCAAGGAGTTCTTCGGGTCGTCCCAGCTCTCCCAGTTCATGGACCAGACCAACCCGCTCTCCGAGGTGACGCACAAGCGCAGGGTGTCCGCGCTGGGGCCGGGGGGCCTGACGCGGGAGCGTGCCGGATTCGAGGTTCGCGACGTGCATCCCACCCATTATGGACGGATCTGCCCCATCGAGACGCCGGAAGGGCCGAACATCGGGCTGATCGCGTCGCTATCGACCTTCGCCCGGATCAACGAGTTCGGGTTCATCGAGACCCCGTATCGGGTAGTCAAGGACAGCGTCGTGACGAAGGAGATCGTTTACCTCTCCGCCATGGACGAGGAGAGGCACGTCATCGCGCAGGCGAACGCGGCCGTGGACGCTTCCGGAAGGTTCACCCGGGAGGTGGTCATCGCCAGGAAAGGAGGCGAGTTCGCCATGGTGCGGGCGTCCGAAGTCACCCTCATGGACGTCTCGCCGAACCAGCTCGTTTCCGTCGCCGCCTCACTCATCCCGTTCCTGGAGCACGATGACGCGAATCGCGCGCTCATGGGCTCGAACATGCAGCGGCAGGCCGTGCCGCTCCTGTGGACCGAACCTCCTCTCGTCGGCACCGGGATGGAAGCTGTCGTGGCGCAGGATTCCGGCGCGGCGGTGGTCGCGCGCCGGGGAGGAGCGGTGGAGTCGGTCGACGCCCGGCGGATCGTGATCCGCCCGGACGAGCCGGACGAAACCGGGAAATACGGCGCCGACATCTACAACCTGGTGAAATTCCGGCGCTCGAACCAGAACACGTGCGTCAACCAGAAGCCGATCGTCACCCTCGGACAGCGGATCGCCGACGGCGAAGTGATCGCCGACGGACCGGCGACCTCCGAGGGAGAACTCTCCCTCGGGCGGAATGTCCTGGTCGCCTTCATGCCCTGGGGGGGATACAACTTCGAGGACTCGATCCTGGTGTCGGAGAAAGTCGTCAAGGAAGACGTCTTCACCTCCATTCATATCGAGGAATTCGAGTGCGTCGCCCGGGAGACGAAGCTCGGCAAGGAGGAGATCACCGCCGACATCCCCAACATCAGCGAGGAATCCCTGAAGGACCTCGACGAGAGCGGGATCATCTGCATCGGGGCCCGGGTCAAGCCCATGGACATCCTCGTGGGCAAGGTGACCCCCAAAGGAGAAACCCAGCTGTCCCCCGAGGAGAAGCTACTGCGGGCGATTTTCGGGGACAAGGCGGGGGACGTGAAAGACTCCTCCCTCCGGGTTCCCCCGGGGATCGAAGGGATCGTGATCGACGCCAAGGTGTTCACGCGGAAGGGGGGAGAGAAGGACGAACGCGCCCAGGCGCTGGAGGGAAAGGAGCTGGGCAGGATCCTCCGCGACCAGGACGACGAGATCCGGATCATCCTGGAGACCGCCTACGGGAAGATGCGCGGCCTGCTGCTGGGGAAAACCTCTGCCACCCGGCTCACCGGCGAGGACCGCTCGGAGGTGATCCTCGCCAAACGGAAGAAACTTACGGCAGAGGTTCTGGACGCCATCCCCAGGGAGACGTGGACCCAGATCGCCGTGGAGGAGGACGAAACGGTCAAGGAGCGGCTGGAGGAGATCCACCAGGTCGCACAGGACCAGGTGGCCCTCGTCCACGCCGTGTTCGAGGAGAGGATCAACCGCATCCGGAAGGGCGACGAACTGCCCCCCGGGGTGCTGAAGATGGTCAAGGTGTTCATCGCGATGAAGCGGAAGCTTTCGGTCGGAGACAAGATGGCCGGCCGCCACGGGAACAAGGGGGTCATTTCCCGGGTCCTGCCCGATGAGGACATGCCGTACCTTGCCGACGGGACGCCCGTGGACATCGTGCTCAACCCGCTGGGGGTTCCGTCCCGCATGAACGTGGGGCAGATCATGGAGGCCCACCTCGGATGGGCGGCGCGGGGGCTCGGCCAGCAGGTCCGGCGGCTGGTCGAGGACGCGTTCAGCCCGAGATCGGTGCGGGAATGGATGAAGAAGATCTACGATTCGGAACGGTTTGTCGCCTACCTGGACAAGCTGACCGACGACGAAGTCCGGAGTCTGGGGAACAGCCTCTCGAACGGCATCTTCATGGCGTCCCCGGTCTTCAGCGGCTCCACCGAGCAGGAGATCAAGCGGTACCTTCAGTTCGCCGGCCTGCCCGAATCGGGACAGACGACGCTGTACGACGGAAGGACGGG